A single genomic interval of Nitratidesulfovibrio sp. SRB-5 harbors:
- the sctR gene encoding type III secretion system export apparatus subunit SctR produces the protein MTGTMPLYYIAGMALLGLAPFFLMMVTSYVKIVVVTSLVRNALGVQQVPPAMVMNGLAIILSIFIMAPMVESTLDILKTVRVSEQPEPREVVELLDRASPPLRDFLSRNADDKVITAFMGTAKRIWPKERHDTIRRENLLILVPAFTISELTKAFQIGFLLYLPFVAIDLIISNILLAMGMMMVSPMTISLPFKLLLFVTLDGWLKISQGLLLSYK, from the coding sequence GTGACCGGCACCATGCCGCTCTATTACATAGCGGGCATGGCGCTGCTGGGGCTTGCGCCGTTCTTCCTGATGATGGTGACCTCCTACGTGAAGATCGTGGTGGTCACCTCGCTGGTGCGCAACGCGCTGGGCGTGCAGCAGGTGCCGCCCGCCATGGTCATGAACGGCCTGGCCATCATCCTCAGCATCTTCATCATGGCCCCCATGGTGGAAAGCACCCTGGACATCCTGAAGACGGTGCGGGTGAGCGAACAGCCGGAGCCGCGCGAGGTGGTGGAACTGCTGGACAGGGCCTCGCCCCCCCTGCGCGACTTTCTTTCGCGCAATGCCGACGACAAGGTGATTACCGCGTTCATGGGCACGGCCAAGCGCATCTGGCCCAAGGAGCGGCACGACACCATCCGGCGCGAGAACCTGCTCATCCTCGTGCCCGCCTTCACCATTTCCGAACTGACCAAGGCCTTCCAGATAGGCTTTCTGCTGTACCTGCCCTTCGTGGCCATAGACCTGATAATTTCCAACATCCTGCTGGCCATGGGCATGATGATGGTTTCGCCCATGACCATTTCGCTGCCCTTCAAACTGCTGCTGTTCGTCACCCTGGACGGGTGGCTGAAGATCAGCCAGGGCCTGCTGCTCAGCTACAAGTAA
- a CDS encoding tetratricopeptide repeat protein, whose protein sequence is MFSDAEIKRLLDVANAGCHHGRVAEARQVYEGVLAVKPGFLPARIGQALSHVVVNEFEEAERIIMDDVLKAAPDDAEARALLGLSYLLSGRGDEAAELLRAVSDVDGPAGEMARGLLAQAG, encoded by the coding sequence ATGTTTTCGGATGCCGAGATCAAACGGCTGCTCGACGTGGCCAACGCGGGTTGCCATCATGGCCGGGTGGCGGAAGCCCGCCAGGTCTACGAAGGCGTGCTGGCCGTGAAGCCGGGCTTTCTGCCCGCGCGCATCGGGCAGGCCCTCAGCCACGTGGTGGTCAACGAGTTCGAGGAAGCGGAACGCATCATCATGGATGACGTGCTGAAGGCCGCGCCCGACGATGCCGAGGCGCGGGCGTTGCTGGGCCTGTCGTACCTGCTGTCCGGACGCGGTGACGAGGCCGCGGAACTACTGCGGGCCGTGTCCGACGTTGATGGCCCCGCAGGCGAGATGGCGCGCGGGCTGCTGGCGCAGGCAGGCTAG
- a CDS encoding ATP-binding protein codes for MATLSVPASLEQLGAVNEFIAGQMPEGLAALLPQVELAAEELLVNVFSYAYPGEPGKAEVGCRMVRLDGVPFFCLAVRDWGAPFDPFSEAPEPDTALGVEDRPIGGLGVHLIKSMVGHYSYSYHDASNCIELYFALPE; via the coding sequence ATGGCCACGCTTTCGGTTCCGGCCAGCCTTGAACAACTGGGGGCCGTCAACGAGTTCATCGCCGGGCAGATGCCAGAGGGACTGGCCGCGCTGCTGCCGCAGGTGGAACTGGCGGCGGAAGAACTGCTGGTCAACGTGTTCAGCTACGCCTACCCCGGGGAGCCGGGAAAGGCCGAGGTGGGCTGCCGCATGGTGCGTCTGGACGGCGTTCCGTTCTTCTGCCTGGCCGTGCGCGACTGGGGCGCGCCCTTCGACCCGTTCAGCGAGGCGCCGGAGCCGGACACCGCGCTGGGCGTGGAGGACAGGCCCATCGGCGGGCTGGGCGTGCACCTCATCAAGTCCATGGTGGGGCACTACAGCTACAGCTACCATGACGCATCCAACTGCATCGAACTCTACTTCGCCCTGCCGGAATGA
- a CDS encoding alginate O-acetyltransferase AlgX-related protein, protein MNKFFMSCLLAALLFIVPVAAFVVPETGNLESERRKVATFPELPSQFRPSRFKRFFQGIDSFFADHFPLRSHLLGLSVALHELGGETLDMDKGYRGKENWLFLGNSYGRCVDKLTGRIELSGENLKRQTETYVKIRDAAEKYGAEFFLFIGPNKSSIYPEYLPPIVVPAKRRYISPLVDALSETGVKVYDPTTRLHEAKTSGILYYRTDTHWNTRGAHVAFEGFREWAGLPALPAYSLAEGPPNRGDLVDIGGYRSFPLSAGDNFTLRWSVPAELREEGGLTKNINAVSNKTAWVFGDSFTEALKPYIAAEFKEVRFFKHAEFEESLYSQPSKPDIILWVIVERNFTQ, encoded by the coding sequence ATGAACAAGTTTTTTATGTCCTGCCTGCTCGCCGCACTCCTCTTTATTGTTCCTGTCGCCGCTTTTGTCGTGCCGGAAACGGGCAATCTGGAAAGTGAACGCCGAAAGGTTGCCACATTTCCGGAATTGCCGTCACAATTTCGGCCCAGCCGATTCAAACGGTTCTTTCAGGGCATTGATTCCTTTTTTGCGGATCATTTTCCTTTACGGTCACATTTGCTGGGGCTTTCAGTGGCGTTGCATGAGCTTGGCGGCGAAACCCTGGACATGGACAAAGGCTATCGAGGCAAAGAAAACTGGCTGTTTCTTGGCAACAGCTACGGGCGCTGTGTGGACAAACTCACAGGCAGGATTGAACTTTCTGGAGAAAATCTGAAAAGGCAAACTGAAACCTATGTGAAGATTCGTGACGCTGCGGAAAAATACGGAGCAGAGTTCTTCCTGTTCATCGGGCCGAACAAATCCAGCATCTACCCTGAATACCTGCCACCGATAGTCGTGCCAGCCAAACGGCGCTATATTTCCCCTCTTGTGGATGCCCTGAGCGAAACCGGGGTCAAGGTCTACGATCCGACGACACGTCTGCATGAGGCAAAAACCTCTGGCATCCTCTATTACAGAACGGACACCCACTGGAACACCCGCGGGGCGCATGTAGCATTTGAAGGCTTTAGAGAGTGGGCCGGGCTGCCAGCCCTGCCAGCCTATTCCTTGGCAGAAGGCCCACCGAACCGCGGCGACCTGGTGGACATCGGAGGGTATCGAAGCTTTCCCCTGTCCGCTGGGGACAACTTCACACTGCGCTGGAGTGTTCCTGCGGAACTTCGGGAAGAAGGCGGACTTACCAAGAATATCAATGCCGTCAGCAACAAGACGGCATGGGTGTTTGGGGACTCATTCACCGAAGCACTCAAACCGTACATTGCAGCAGAATTCAAAGAAGTTCGATTCTTTAAACATGCCGAGTTCGAGGAATCGCTTTATTCTCAACCTTCCAAGCCGGATATAATTCTTTGGGTTATAGTTGAAAGAAATTTTACCCAATAA
- a CDS encoding HrpE/YscL family type III secretion apparatus protein, producing MGALFRLNANAVTPAPGQRVLKAADAALLHEAQDILEAARARATELELAARQAYDRRVEEGYRDGLEQGRLEHAEKLLETIMSSVEFIEGIEATVVRVVTEAVRKVIGDLGDDERIVRIVRTALVAVRSQQRVVVRVAPADERAVTEALGAMLQSAPGSASFLDVVADPRLERGACLLESELGVVDASLETQLKALENAFHAKIR from the coding sequence ATGGGCGCCCTGTTTCGACTGAATGCCAACGCCGTGACCCCGGCACCCGGCCAACGCGTGTTGAAGGCCGCCGACGCGGCCCTGCTGCACGAGGCGCAGGACATCCTGGAAGCCGCCCGCGCGCGCGCCACCGAACTGGAACTGGCGGCACGGCAGGCCTACGACCGCCGGGTGGAGGAAGGCTACCGCGACGGACTGGAGCAGGGGCGGCTGGAACATGCCGAAAAACTGCTGGAAACGATCATGTCGTCGGTGGAATTCATCGAGGGCATCGAGGCAACCGTGGTCCGCGTGGTGACGGAGGCGGTGCGCAAGGTCATTGGCGACCTTGGCGACGACGAGCGCATCGTGCGCATCGTGCGCACCGCGCTGGTGGCCGTGCGCAGCCAGCAGCGGGTGGTGGTGCGCGTGGCCCCGGCGGACGAGCGCGCCGTGACCGAAGCACTTGGGGCCATGCTGCAATCCGCGCCCGGCTCCGCCAGCTTTCTCGACGTGGTGGCCGACCCCCGCCTGGAGCGCGGGGCCTGCCTGCTGGAAAGCGAACTGGGCGTGGTGGACGCCAGCCTGGAAACCCAGCTGAAGGCCCTGGAGAACGCGTTTCATGCCAAGATCCGCTAA
- a CDS encoding EscF/YscF/HrpA family type III secretion system needle major subunit — MNIGNKAPGLDLGSMFQTGVNSIGDKGKELQARMENLMSQDQVSPEDMMQIQFEMGQYNAALEALSSVTKSMTDMLKSLSQRTG; from the coding sequence ATGAACATAGGCAACAAGGCGCCCGGTCTCGATCTTGGCAGCATGTTCCAGACGGGCGTGAACAGTATCGGCGACAAGGGCAAGGAACTCCAGGCCCGCATGGAAAACCTGATGAGTCAGGATCAGGTCAGCCCGGAAGACATGATGCAGATCCAGTTCGAGATGGGTCAGTACAATGCCGCGCTGGAAGCCCTTTCGTCGGTCACCAAGAGCATGACCGACATGCTGAAGAGCCTGTCGCAGCGCACCGGCTAG
- a CDS encoding type III secretion system needle length determinant, whose translation MADFLKVDAGRLAEAAAAQAGAQGAAGRRDAPPQERDVDAFDRAMGDTRDGQPGSGVSGDRGDRDASGDRRVAGRNQDDRRNSEQGGKGGDDIDQMDDGVSASPFQLLGGAMEGMLRRVGPDGADGAQAAAQASAPADPADMDGLTSSLVERILVSTPESGGNEVRILLGDALPGTEIRMTRGPDGMLMVDLATDDANSFQTLVAARAELKARLDQLEKGGVRVEVTDNARQDDGNADRRSAGYMDYDPDNQRGRRG comes from the coding sequence ATGGCCGATTTTCTGAAAGTGGATGCAGGCAGGCTGGCCGAGGCGGCCGCCGCCCAGGCAGGCGCGCAGGGTGCGGCCGGACGGCGTGATGCGCCGCCGCAGGAGCGCGACGTGGACGCCTTCGACCGGGCCATGGGTGATACCCGGGACGGTCAGCCCGGCTCCGGCGTGTCCGGTGACCGGGGTGACCGGGACGCATCGGGCGACAGGCGGGTTGCCGGTCGCAATCAGGACGACCGCAGGAATTCCGAACAGGGCGGCAAGGGCGGCGACGACATCGACCAGATGGACGACGGGGTGTCCGCATCGCCGTTCCAGTTGCTGGGCGGGGCCATGGAAGGGATGCTCCGCCGCGTCGGCCCCGACGGGGCCGATGGCGCACAGGCCGCCGCGCAGGCTTCCGCCCCCGCCGACCCCGCCGACATGGACGGGCTGACCTCCTCGCTGGTCGAGCGCATTCTGGTCTCCACGCCCGAATCGGGCGGCAACGAGGTGCGCATCCTGCTGGGCGACGCCCTGCCCGGCACCGAAATTCGCATGACCCGAGGCCCCGACGGCATGCTCATGGTCGATCTGGCCACCGACGACGCCAACTCGTTCCAGACCCTGGTGGCCGCCCGCGCAGAGCTGAAGGCCCGGCTGGACCAGCTGGAAAAGGGCGGCGTGCGGGTGGAGGTGACGGACAACGCCCGGCAGGACGACGGCAACGCCGACCGCAGGTCGGCGGGCTACATGGACTACGACCCGGACAACCAGAGAGGACGGCGTGGCTGA
- the sctN gene encoding type III secretion system ATPase SctN: MAFEYIGSLLEEAVHSGPTVEVRGRVEQVVGTIIRAVVPGVKVGELCILRNPWENWTLRAEVVGFVKQVALLTPLGDLQGVSPATEVIPTGEILSIPVGEDLLGRVLDGLGEPMDGGPPLKPRTRYPVYAQPPNPMQRRIIDRPISLGLRVLDGVLTCGEGQRMGIFAAAGGGKSTLLSSIIKGCSADVCVLALIGERGREVREFIEHDLGPEGRKKAVLVVSTSDRSSMERLKAAYTATAIAEYFRDQRRSVLLMMDSVTRFGRAQREIGLAAGEPPTRRGFPPSVFSTLPRLMERAGNSDKGSITALYTVLVEGDDMTEPIADETRSILDGHIVLSRKLAAANHYPAIDVQASVSRVMNAIVDKEHKAAAQKLRKVLAKYAEVELLVQIGEYKRGSDKEADEALDRVAAVNAFLRQGLDERSGFDDTLAALRKVVE; the protein is encoded by the coding sequence ATGGCCTTTGAGTACATCGGATCCCTGCTGGAAGAGGCCGTGCACAGCGGCCCCACGGTAGAGGTGCGCGGCCGCGTGGAGCAGGTGGTGGGCACCATCATCCGGGCCGTGGTGCCCGGCGTGAAGGTGGGCGAGTTGTGCATCCTGCGCAACCCGTGGGAAAACTGGACCCTGCGGGCCGAGGTGGTGGGCTTCGTCAAGCAGGTGGCCCTGCTGACCCCCCTGGGCGACCTGCAAGGGGTGTCACCGGCCACGGAGGTCATACCCACCGGCGAAATCCTGTCCATACCCGTGGGCGAAGACCTGCTGGGCCGCGTGCTGGACGGACTGGGCGAACCCATGGACGGCGGCCCGCCCCTGAAGCCGCGCACCCGCTATCCCGTCTATGCCCAGCCGCCCAACCCCATGCAGCGGCGCATCATCGACCGGCCCATCTCCCTTGGCCTGCGCGTGCTGGACGGGGTGCTCACCTGCGGCGAAGGGCAGCGCATGGGCATTTTCGCGGCGGCGGGCGGCGGCAAGAGCACGCTGCTGTCCAGCATCATCAAGGGCTGTTCGGCGGATGTGTGCGTGCTGGCCCTTATCGGCGAACGTGGCCGCGAAGTGCGCGAGTTCATAGAACACGATCTGGGGCCTGAAGGCCGCAAGAAGGCGGTGCTGGTGGTTTCCACCTCGGACAGGTCGTCCATGGAACGCCTGAAGGCCGCCTATACCGCCACGGCCATTGCCGAATATTTTCGCGACCAGCGCCGCAGTGTCTTGCTCATGATGGATTCCGTGACCCGCTTTGGTCGCGCCCAGCGCGAGATAGGCCTTGCCGCGGGCGAACCGCCCACGCGGCGCGGTTTTCCGCCGTCGGTGTTTTCCACCCTGCCGCGCCTCATGGAGCGGGCGGGCAATTCGGACAAGGGGTCCATCACCGCGCTGTACACCGTGCTGGTGGAAGGCGACGACATGACGGAGCCCATCGCCGACGAAACCCGGTCCATCCTCGACGGGCACATCGTGCTTTCGCGCAAGCTGGCCGCCGCCAACCACTATCCGGCCATCGACGTGCAGGCCAGCGTCAGCCGCGTCATGAACGCCATCGTGGACAAGGAGCACAAGGCCGCTGCGCAAAAGCTGCGCAAGGTGCTGGCCAAGTACGCCGAAGTGGAGCTGCTGGTGCAGATCGGCGAGTACAAGCGCGGGTCGGACAAGGAAGCGGACGAGGCGCTGGACCGGGTGGCCGCGGTCAACGCCTTCCTGCGCCAGGGACTGGACGAGCGCAGCGGGTTCGACGACACGCTGGCCGCCCTGCGCAAGGTGGTGGAATAG
- the sctQ gene encoding type III secretion system cytoplasmic ring protein SctQ, producing MAEHLHQPEAAAPQPFAAHPLAPGAARLLNVLCTRSQPWPVAVGLAACRLSVPVLPPEAPASEYGLRVRCGGHAWRLDVGPGLPLGLHPALAQAAAAALPEEVRLAVVELLAAPLAEALGRFLGTSVTCEALAGDSDAEAAQPAGDLPCRVGLLLEVPGDDGGHTPVPLTLHLSDAASAMLAEQCLRLPQRHEARGHLPVDAVVEAGRMCLAAAELADLAPGDILLPDDYPAHRGRLTLAVTDPAGPAQAKAPTLTVPCAVADGRATVLDIVRNDATPMETTMSDTTPTPQPDGTPAADAASDAAGSAAAAGAPAAEGTSAAAATSIDVNALGVTVVFELERRPMTVGDLAALAPGYTFALGADPLGPVTLTVGGRAVGTGRLVDLGGTLGVQVLRMGQAGEGDRP from the coding sequence GTGGCTGAACACCTGCACCAACCCGAGGCCGCCGCGCCACAACCCTTTGCGGCCCACCCGCTGGCGCCGGGCGCGGCGCGGCTGCTCAACGTGCTGTGCACCCGCAGCCAGCCGTGGCCGGTTGCCGTGGGGCTGGCCGCCTGTCGCCTTTCCGTGCCGGTGCTGCCGCCGGAAGCCCCCGCGTCGGAGTACGGCCTGCGGGTACGCTGCGGCGGACATGCCTGGAGGCTGGACGTGGGGCCGGGGCTGCCGCTGGGGCTGCACCCGGCACTGGCGCAGGCCGCCGCCGCCGCCCTGCCAGAAGAGGTACGGCTGGCGGTGGTGGAACTGCTGGCCGCGCCGCTGGCGGAGGCGCTGGGGCGCTTTCTCGGCACGTCGGTGACGTGTGAGGCCCTTGCCGGTGACAGTGACGCCGAGGCCGCGCAACCTGCCGGGGATCTGCCCTGCCGGGTGGGCCTGCTGCTGGAGGTGCCCGGCGATGACGGCGGGCACACGCCCGTGCCCCTGACCCTGCATCTTTCCGACGCCGCGTCGGCCATGCTGGCCGAACAGTGCCTGCGCCTGCCGCAGCGGCACGAGGCGCGCGGCCACCTGCCGGTTGACGCCGTGGTGGAGGCCGGGCGCATGTGCCTTGCCGCCGCAGAACTGGCCGACCTTGCCCCCGGCGACATCCTGCTGCCCGACGACTATCCGGCCCACCGGGGCCGCCTGACCCTTGCCGTTACGGACCCCGCAGGTCCGGCCCAGGCCAAGGCCCCGACCCTGACCGTGCCGTGCGCCGTGGCCGATGGCCGGGCCACCGTGCTGGACATCGTGCGCAACGACGCAACCCCCATGGAGACCACCATGTCTGATACCACGCCCACCCCCCAACCCGACGGCACCCCGGCGGCGGATGCCGCCTCAGATGCGGCAGGTTCCGCAGCGGCAGCCGGAGCGCCAGCAGCGGAAGGGACCTCTGCGGCAGCCGCCACGTCCATCGACGTGAACGCCCTTGGCGTGACCGTGGTGTTCGAACTGGAGCGCCGCCCCATGACCGTGGGCGACCTTGCCGCGCTGGCCCCCGGCTACACCTTTGCCTTGGGGGCCGACCCGCTGGGCCCGGTCACCCTGACCGTGGGCGGCAGGGCCGTGGGCACGGGCCGCCTGGTGGACCTTGGCGGCACGCTGGGCGTGCAGGTGCTGCGCATGGGCCAGGCTGGGGAGGGTGACAGGCCGTGA
- a CDS encoding STAS domain-containing protein, translated as MQHTSTDRGGVTVLAFSGRMDATTVAAFDEAWRARLEAGANRLVIDLGGIEYISSAGLRGILGLLKACKSGGVGLAFCGIGEMVGEVFRISGFTGMLSIHPTADAAVAALA; from the coding sequence ATGCAACATACCAGTACCGACCGGGGCGGGGTGACCGTTCTTGCCTTTTCGGGCCGCATGGACGCCACCACCGTGGCCGCCTTCGACGAGGCGTGGCGCGCGCGGCTGGAAGCCGGGGCCAACCGCCTGGTCATCGACCTGGGCGGCATAGAGTACATCAGCTCGGCGGGCCTGCGCGGCATTCTCGGACTGCTCAAGGCCTGCAAGTCGGGCGGGGTGGGGCTGGCCTTCTGCGGCATCGGCGAGATGGTGGGCGAGGTGTTTCGCATTTCCGGCTTCACGGGAATGCTGTCCATCCACCCGACGGCGGACGCCGCCGTGGCCGCCCTGGCCTAG
- a CDS encoding transposase: MVEAECFQGHIHMRIEMSKKMSVSGMVRSLKGKDASVLHGQLGNLKFKCRNKEFWYRACCVGVIGKNTPQYS; this comes from the coding sequence ATGGTAGAGGCGGAGTGCTTCCAGGGTCACATTCATATGCGGATTGAAATGTCCAAGAAGATGAGCGTGTCCGGAATGGTGAGGAGCCTGAAGGGCAAAGATGCTTCAGTGCTGCATGGCCAGCTTGGCAATCTCAAGTTCAAGTGTAGAAACAAGGAATTCTGGTATCGTGCCTGTTGTGTTGGTGTAATAGGAAAGAACACCCCGCAATATTCATGA
- a CDS encoding lytic transglycosylase domain-containing protein: MPHPVAFLPPAGHPPSENLLDRMDVYALSPDAAKLALPRMVPLVMVERVRAGRLPMPAWDGIIARASRLSGLEERLIAAVVRAESGFNVGAVSPKGARGPMQIMPATGQELGLDDPFDPQANVEAGSRYLRQQLDRFGSLELALAAYNAGPGNVERFGGVPPFAETRAFVNRVLSGLD, from the coding sequence GTGCCGCACCCCGTCGCCTTTTTGCCCCCTGCCGGGCACCCCCCTTCGGAAAACCTGCTGGACCGCATGGACGTGTATGCCCTGTCGCCGGACGCAGCCAAGCTGGCCCTGCCCCGCATGGTGCCGCTGGTGATGGTGGAGCGGGTGCGCGCAGGCAGGCTGCCCATGCCCGCCTGGGACGGAATCATTGCGCGGGCCAGCCGCCTGAGCGGGCTGGAAGAGCGCCTCATTGCCGCCGTGGTCCGGGCGGAATCGGGGTTCAACGTGGGGGCCGTGTCCCCCAAGGGGGCGCGGGGGCCCATGCAGATCATGCCCGCCACCGGACAGGAACTGGGGCTGGATGATCCCTTCGATCCGCAGGCCAACGTGGAGGCGGGCAGCCGCTACCTGCGCCAGCAACTGGACCGCTTCGGCTCGCTGGAACTGGCCCTTGCCGCGTACAACGCGGGCCCCGGCAACGTGGAACGCTTCGGCGGGGTGCCGCCGTTTGCCGAAACCAGGGCGTTCGTGAACAGGGTGTTGTCCGGGCTGGATTGA
- a CDS encoding type III secretion protein, which translates to MATPYPLQPLLNVRHFRENGARNALMTAEGVLRDAMQAAEDRRAELERYRAWRPGEEERRYDAIMGTSMAMEDLDRFKAGLAALAQAELRHEQAVADADRRVEECRKAVADARAAVAKARREVAKIAAHKDIWSEEMRRETERLADIEMEEFKAVPVTTSDDDDGMA; encoded by the coding sequence GTGGCAACGCCCTATCCGTTGCAGCCGCTGCTGAACGTGCGCCACTTTCGCGAGAACGGGGCGCGCAACGCCCTGATGACGGCGGAAGGCGTGCTGCGCGATGCGATGCAGGCCGCGGAGGACCGCCGTGCCGAACTGGAGCGCTATCGCGCCTGGCGGCCCGGCGAGGAAGAACGCCGCTACGATGCCATCATGGGCACGTCCATGGCCATGGAGGACCTTGACCGGTTCAAGGCGGGTCTGGCGGCGCTGGCGCAGGCGGAATTGCGGCACGAACAGGCCGTGGCCGACGCCGACCGCCGCGTGGAGGAATGCCGCAAGGCCGTGGCCGATGCGCGCGCCGCCGTGGCCAAGGCCCGGCGCGAGGTGGCCAAGATAGCGGCGCACAAGGACATCTGGAGCGAGGAGATGCGCCGCGAGACCGAACGGCTGGCGGACATCGAAATGGAAGAGTTCAAGGCCGTGCCCGTGACCACGTCGGACGACGATGACGGGATGGCGTGA
- the sctJ gene encoding type III secretion system inner membrane ring lipoprotein SctJ: MNGWRGMLHQAPRGLRNAALAVFLLMLLTGCKAELYKGLNEEQANTMLATLLRHGVPAEKLAAGKEGYALSVERDQIVRALEILRENSLPREQYQNLGKVFSGDGMIASPSEEKARLAYAISQELSDTFSRIDGVLTARVHVVLASSETASETRVPASAAVFLRHGPESPVVNLIPKIRELAAKAVPGLDYERVSVMLVPVRETVTVPMQQGATLFGMPLPSESGPSYLLVAAGVTLLAALAGLAFAGARTGLIAFGARRSASGDARAARGPQGGQG; the protein is encoded by the coding sequence ATGAACGGATGGCGCGGCATGTTACACCAGGCCCCGCGCGGGTTGCGCAACGCGGCACTGGCCGTATTTCTGCTCATGCTGCTGACGGGCTGCAAGGCGGAACTGTACAAGGGGCTGAACGAGGAACAGGCCAACACCATGCTGGCCACCCTGCTGCGGCACGGCGTACCCGCCGAAAAGCTGGCGGCGGGCAAGGAAGGCTACGCCCTTTCGGTGGAGCGCGACCAGATCGTGCGGGCGCTGGAAATCCTGCGTGAAAACAGCCTGCCCCGCGAGCAGTACCAGAACCTCGGCAAGGTCTTTTCCGGCGACGGCATGATCGCCTCGCCCTCCGAGGAAAAGGCGCGCCTTGCCTACGCCATTTCCCAGGAACTTTCCGATACCTTCTCGCGCATCGACGGGGTGCTCACCGCGCGCGTGCACGTGGTGCTGGCCAGCAGCGAAACGGCGTCCGAGACCAGGGTGCCCGCGTCGGCGGCGGTGTTCCTGCGCCACGGGCCGGAATCGCCGGTGGTCAATCTGATCCCGAAGATTCGTGAACTGGCGGCCAAGGCGGTGCCGGGGCTGGACTACGAAAGGGTTTCGGTCATGCTGGTGCCGGTGCGTGAAACCGTCACCGTGCCCATGCAGCAGGGGGCGACGCTGTTCGGCATGCCCCTGCCGTCGGAAAGCGGGCCGTCGTACCTGCTGGTTGCGGCGGGTGTGACCCTGCTGGCGGCCCTGGCCGGGTTGGCGTTTGCCGGGGCGCGCACCGGGCTCATCGCCTTTGGCGCGCGGCGTTCCGCGTCGGGCGATGCCCGCGCGGCCCGTGGGCCACAGGGCGGACAGGGCTAG